A stretch of Falco rusticolus isolate bFalRus1 chromosome 2, bFalRus1.pri, whole genome shotgun sequence DNA encodes these proteins:
- the CFAP298 gene encoding cilia- and flagella-associated protein 298, whose protein sequence is MVRLHVKRCNESQFLLEAAGSTRLADLVPLVARIYNGRLKVQRLCSEMEELAEHGVFLPYNMQGLTDEQIEELKLKDEWAEKCVPSGGSVFKKDEIGRRNGHAPNEKMQQVIKKTIEEAKALVSRKQVQANVCVNMEMVKDALDQLRGAVMIVYPMGLPPHDPVRMEIEDREDLSGTHAGLEVIPESEAQLWWAGKELKETKLLSDYVGKNEKTTIIVKIQKKGQGAPGREPLISHEEQKQMMLYYYKKQEELKKLEEDDDDSYLNAEWADSHALKRQFHGVKDIKWGPR, encoded by the exons ATGGTCCGGCTACACGTGAAGCGCTGCAACGAGAGCCAGTTCCTGCTGGAGGCGGCCGGCAGCACCCGCCTCGCCGACCTGGTCCCCCTCGTCGCCCGCATCTACAACGGGAGGCTGAAGGTGCAGCGCCTCTGCTCAG AGAtggaggagctggcagagcatggTGTTTTCTTGCCTTATAATATGCAAGGACTGACAGATGAGCAAATCGAAGAACTGAAGTTAAAGGATGAGTGGGCAGAAAAGTGTGTACCAAGTGGTGGAAGTGTCTTCAAAAAGGATGAAATTGGGCGAAGAAATGGACATG ctccaaatgaaaaaatgcagcaagttATAAAGAAGACAATAGAGGAAGCCAAGGCATTAGTCTCTAGG aaacaagttCAGGCCAATGTGTGTGTTAATATGGAGATGGTGAAAGATGCATTGGACCAGCTCCGAGGGGCTGTAATGATTGTGTATCCAATGGGATTGCCTCCACATGATCCAGTTAGGATGGAGATTGAAGACAGAGAAGACTTGTCTGGAACTCAT GCTGGACTTGAAGTTATACCAGAATCAGAAGCACAATTGTGGTGGGCAGGAAAGGAGTTGAAAGAGACAAAGTTGCTCTCCGACTATGTaggcaaaaatgagaaaacaaccATCATTGTCAAGATACAGAAA aaaggaCAAGGAGCTCCAGGGCGTGAACCTCTGATTAGTCATGAAGAGCAAAAACAGATGATGCTGTATTACTACAAAAAGCAGGAGGAACTTAAG AAACTAGAAGAGGATGACGATGACTCATATCTAAATGCTGAGTGGGCAGACAGCCATGCTCTGAAAAGGCAATTTCATGGTGTAAAAGACATCAAATGGGGTCCAAGATGA